The Lewinellaceae bacterium DNA window CTCCAGATATCTATGTGCGGAACACGTTTGCAGATCGGGTTGAAGGCAAAGATCCCCAGCTGGACCGCGCCATCGAAGAGGTGATGAAACAGTTGGGAAATTAGGTTTGAGATTTTGAGACTTCAGATTTCAGATTTGAGATTGAAGCAGAAAAATCTGAAATCTGAAATCCCCAATCTAAAATCTAACCTCTCTCCCCTAATTCCTTATCCAACCAGCTGATACATGTCCCTGCGGGTCCTGGATCTGGTAGGCAAAGTAGAAGGGTGATGCCTGAGGGACCGACCAGGTAAATGCTCCGGTGTGGATCGGGTTTAGATAGCACCAGGAACGGCCGGTCAGATCAAACACATGCAGTCTGGAACCTTCCGGTATATTTTGCCAGGAGATGATTCCGGTCTCCTGCATCACGATCAGTTCGGGGATCTCTGTCAGGTGACGGGCACTGGATGAAGCTGCAGATTCGTAACATCCTGCATCCGGCGCCAAACCCATAGGACGGGCATTTCCTTCGAGATCGTGATCATTCGCATAAGTTGCATCTCCGGCATCGATTGCTTTAGAGGTGGCGGATAAATGATAGTCCGCTCCGGCGGCATTGACAAACAGCTCGTCCAGGGTGGCTGCCAACCGGCTGTGTTTATCGAAACCCAGCACCTGCCATTCAAACAAACTGACCTGACTGTCTCCTGCCTCATCGCTCATGGCGTCGACCACTACGTTGTAATCGGAACGCAGATTGGGAAACGACTCCCGGGATACTGCGATAGCTCCACGAAACGAATGCTTATTGAACAATATGTTATTAGCCACGGTGGCCCCGGTAGCGCCGTCGTTGAGCAGGATGCACCAGCGACCATCACTGGCCTGAACGATGGTGTTATGATAGATGCTTGCCCCGGTGGAGGGACCACCCCCATCAATCGTAAACAAGGCAATGCCGGTGGCGTGGTTCTCGTAAATCAGGTTGTTGAATATTTCCGCTCCCTGCACGCCGTCCAGGTTGATAGCAGCTCCTCCGGCCGACCCGTTTCCATAAAGGATGTTTCCATAAATCTTGGGATTAGAACTGATGCCGTCACCTCCCTGGGTGGCGTCGGCATTGATCTGGATGCCGGAAGCATTGTTGTTGAAGCAGGTATTGTATCGGATGATCGCCCTGTCGCTGCTGTTGGAGACGTAGATGCCATGCTCATCGATGGAGCCTGAGCAGGTGTTGTGTTCAAGCAGCAGGTCATCCGTAAAACCGGTGAAGATGCCCCGCTCGTAGTTGTTGGTGCAGATACAATTGCGGACGGTACAATGATTTGCCAGGACGAGCCGGATGCCGTTGCGGGGCTGATCATGGACCCGAAATCCTTCCAGGATCACGTAATCGGCGTTTTCGATGTTGATGCCATCGTTGGTTTTACCGTTAGGCTGGTTGATGATGACCGATTCACCATCGGCCCGGAAGGTGATGGGCTTTTGAGCTGTACCGGAAGTACGCAGATCAAATCCGCTGTACTGACCATCACCGACCAAAACAATATCACCGGGCTGCACGACATCGGCTGCGTGTTGCATCGAAAGCCATGCGGTCTCCGGAGAGGTGCCGTCGAGGTTGTCATTGCCCGATTGCTTAACATAATAGGCTGTAGCTGAGAGGGT harbors:
- a CDS encoding right-handed parallel beta-helix repeat-containing protein, with product MRTLILGTFLCFASTLSATAYYVKQSGNDNLDGTSPETAWLSMQHAADVVQPGDIVLVGDGQYSGFDLRTSGTAQKPITFRADGESVIINQPNGKTNDGINIENADYVILEGFRVHDQPRNGIRLVLANHCTVRNCICTNNYERGIFTGFTDDLLLEHNTCSGSIDEHGIYVSNSSDRAIIRYNTCFNNNASGIQINADATQGGDGISSNPKIYGNILYGNGSAGGAAINLDGVQGAEIFNNLIYENHATGIALFTIDGGGPSTGASIYHNTIVQASDGRWCILLNDGATGATVANNILFNKHSFRGAIAVSRESFPNLRSDYNVVVDAMSDEAGDSQVSLFEWQVLGFDKHSRLAATLDELFVNAAGADYHLSATSKAIDAGDATYANDHDLEGNARPMGLAPDAGCYESAASSSARHLTEIPELIVMQETGIISWQNIPEGSRLHVFDLTGRSWCYLNPIHTGAFTWSVPQASPFYFAYQIQDPQGHVSAGWIRN